One window from the genome of Myxococcales bacterium encodes:
- a CDS encoding nucleotidyltransferase family protein, with translation MSSLSVPRADEVLSVLRTVAAKLQLGALTSQPREPASWTLSPAALRLVREHMLGPLAARAGLAQCRRDAIANALLWDVRRELWREVVAAFAKRGIAAAPIKGMAYALDLYDDPGLRPMSDIDVLVPADAFNAACEVLGASGFAHTGGVHQRASSHHAMTFKRRGGAASVGVAIDLHRHIAHADRTGLNAEAWWARAIDRGVDGWQLAPLDALLLHIAHMARHEFYVPLVNVVDGALLMRHWQAQTVAAGALEPTWDDLRDAAANARMARMFSVWRYITQATLGLPTQIDARPRSLLTRLCTPDLNRMAVALAPTRPLQVGQKIALCQGPREVVALALSVARSAGLAWRVRLH, from the coding sequence ATGTCGTCGTTAAGCGTCCCACGTGCCGATGAGGTGTTGTCCGTGCTGCGGACGGTGGCCGCGAAGCTGCAGCTCGGTGCGCTGACTAGCCAGCCGCGCGAGCCGGCGTCGTGGACGCTGTCGCCGGCGGCGCTGCGCCTGGTGCGTGAGCACATGCTTGGGCCGCTGGCGGCGCGCGCCGGCTTGGCGCAATGCCGCCGCGATGCGATCGCGAATGCCCTGCTTTGGGACGTCCGGCGCGAGTTGTGGCGCGAGGTAGTCGCCGCGTTTGCAAAGCGCGGCATCGCCGCGGCGCCGATTAAGGGCATGGCCTATGCGCTCGACCTCTACGACGATCCGGGCTTGCGGCCCATGTCGGATATCGATGTCTTGGTGCCCGCAGATGCGTTTAACGCCGCCTGCGAGGTGCTTGGGGCCAGCGGTTTTGCACATACCGGCGGCGTCCATCAGCGCGCGTCGTCTCACCATGCCATGACCTTCAAACGGCGCGGCGGCGCGGCGAGCGTCGGGGTTGCCATCGATCTGCATCGCCATATCGCGCATGCAGATCGGACGGGCTTAAACGCCGAGGCGTGGTGGGCGCGCGCGATCGATCGCGGCGTCGACGGTTGGCAGCTTGCGCCGCTCGACGCGTTGTTGCTGCACATCGCGCACATGGCTCGCCACGAGTTTTATGTGCCCTTGGTCAATGTCGTCGATGGCGCGTTGCTTATGAGACATTGGCAAGCCCAGACGGTGGCGGCCGGTGCCTTAGAGCCGACGTGGGACGACTTGCGAGACGCCGCCGCGAACGCGCGGATGGCACGGATGTTCAGTGTGTGGCGCTACATCACTCAGGCCACGCTGGGGTTGCCCACCCAAATAGACGCGCGGCCGCGTTCGCTGCTAACCCGTTTGTGCACTCCGGATCTAAACCGCATGGCTGTCGCACTTGCGCCCACACGACCTCTGCAGGTAGGGCAAAAAATCGCACTATGCCAAGGTCCCCGCGAGGTGGTGGCACTGGCCCTGAGCGTCGCTCGGTCAGCTGGGCTTGCTTGGCGTGTGAGGCTACATTAG
- a CDS encoding PqqD family protein, with protein sequence MDVSTATYRRNPLTAGRIVDGQAFVITPDNNKLHSLNATATHLWVAAASGLTLPQAATALCDEFDVTFDTALADAARCMDDLVARGILVALA encoded by the coding sequence GTGGACGTTTCTACCGCAACCTATCGCCGCAATCCACTGACGGCCGGACGCATCGTCGATGGCCAGGCGTTCGTCATTACGCCGGACAACAACAAGCTGCACTCGCTCAACGCCACGGCGACGCATTTGTGGGTTGCGGCGGCGAGTGGCCTAACCCTGCCGCAAGCCGCAACCGCGTTATGTGACGAGTTTGACGTCACCTTCGACACCGCGCTGGCCGATGCGGCGCGCTGCATGGATGATCTGGTGGCGCGGGGTATTTTGGTTGCCCTTGCCTGA
- a CDS encoding class I SAM-dependent methyltransferase has translation MPEVDLGYDAVAHQYDAWHGDEISVRRFARIEADMLRAANAARVVLEIGVGTGRFLSQVRAPQRIGVDPSPRMLDVAQARAHDDTRRDAGLAAMDLRLGDAHALPVRDASVDVVVAPKGVFRYLRWEAAFAEVWRVLVPGGQAFVHQYRAPKLPLRQRWSLNHIVMHRLSSIYEASDLVHVREIETLASWEAAARGAGFAEVTSACWRPLRIPPYVIAVPCALPAWSHVVTRLIKRP, from the coding sequence TTGCCTGAGGTCGACCTCGGCTACGACGCGGTCGCACATCAATACGATGCGTGGCACGGCGACGAGATAAGCGTGCGGCGCTTTGCGCGCATCGAGGCGGACATGCTGCGGGCGGCCAATGCCGCGCGCGTCGTGCTGGAGATCGGCGTCGGCACGGGGCGATTTCTCTCGCAGGTGCGCGCACCACAGCGCATTGGGGTCGACCCGTCACCGCGCATGCTCGACGTGGCGCAGGCGCGCGCGCACGACGACACGCGGCGCGACGCTGGGCTTGCCGCAATGGACTTGCGCCTTGGCGATGCCCACGCGCTGCCGGTGCGCGATGCCAGCGTGGATGTCGTCGTCGCGCCCAAGGGCGTGTTTCGCTATCTGCGCTGGGAAGCCGCGTTTGCCGAGGTGTGGCGCGTCCTCGTCCCTGGCGGCCAGGCCTTTGTGCATCAGTATCGCGCGCCGAAGCTACCGTTGCGGCAGCGCTGGTCGCTCAACCACATCGTGATGCATCGGTTGTCGTCAATCTACGAGGCCAGCGATTTGGTGCACGTGCGCGAGATCGAGACGCTCGCGAGCTGGGAGGCCGCGGCACGCGGCGCGGGCTTTGCGGAAGTGACCAGCGCCTGTTGGCGGCCGCTGCGCATACCGCCCTATGTCATCGCCGTGCCGTGCGCGCTGCCAGCGTGGTCGCATGTCGTAACGCGGCTGATCAAGCGGCCGTAA
- a CDS encoding radical SAM protein, with the protein MKISQGAADLLAERAFRAKAPVTATFQVTDRCNYACTHCYQEHVDKNELSFDEVARILGELADAGVLFLTLMGGEFFMRRDADDILRRAHELGFAIKLLTTGHHVTDKRADFLATMRPLQVDMSLYAATPHLHEGVTRQEGSWARTVAAAKRLIARQIPVVLKAPVMETNAGDLDELAKLATAMGAQYAFDAKITAMETGEQAPVNLRMRESTLRTFYGETMQQYLAQTYAGHDAAARESLRPLEHSPCRAGQQSVSINPQGQVWPCNALPMPVGDLRQQAFAEIWFGSKALDEVRHLTWASIAECNRCELRAYCQRCHGMALVEQGAIAGPSLEACRHAVAVRDTLREQGLIAATETAMPPTWSRVDADGQHGERTRTSGHLGESTTSAPIASKRRPKGLRVL; encoded by the coding sequence GTGAAGATTTCGCAGGGTGCCGCCGACCTGCTCGCCGAGCGAGCGTTTCGCGCCAAGGCACCGGTGACGGCGACCTTCCAGGTGACGGATCGCTGTAACTACGCGTGCACGCATTGCTATCAAGAGCACGTCGATAAAAACGAGCTGTCGTTTGACGAGGTCGCGCGCATCCTCGGCGAATTGGCCGACGCGGGCGTGTTGTTTTTGACGCTGATGGGCGGCGAGTTTTTCATGCGACGCGACGCCGATGACATCTTGCGCCGGGCGCACGAGCTCGGCTTTGCGATCAAGCTGCTCACCACGGGCCATCACGTGACCGACAAGCGCGCCGATTTTTTGGCAACCATGCGGCCGCTGCAGGTCGACATGTCGCTCTACGCCGCGACGCCGCATCTGCATGAGGGCGTCACCCGGCAAGAGGGTTCGTGGGCGCGCACCGTCGCGGCGGCAAAGCGCCTGATCGCGCGGCAGATTCCGGTGGTGCTCAAGGCACCGGTGATGGAGACAAATGCCGGCGATCTGGACGAGCTGGCAAAACTCGCCACCGCGATGGGCGCGCAATACGCGTTCGACGCCAAGATCACCGCCATGGAGACGGGCGAGCAAGCGCCAGTCAATCTGCGCATGCGCGAGTCGACGCTGCGCACGTTTTATGGCGAAACCATGCAGCAGTATCTCGCGCAAACGTATGCCGGCCACGACGCGGCCGCGCGCGAGTCGCTGCGCCCACTCGAGCATTCGCCCTGCCGCGCCGGCCAACAGTCGGTTTCGATCAACCCGCAGGGCCAGGTGTGGCCGTGCAACGCCTTGCCAATGCCCGTGGGCGATTTGCGCCAGCAAGCCTTTGCGGAGATTTGGTTTGGCTCAAAGGCGCTCGACGAGGTGAGGCACCTCACGTGGGCATCGATCGCCGAGTGCAATCGATGCGAGCTTCGCGCCTATTGTCAGCGCTGTCACGGCATGGCCTTGGTCGAGCAAGGCGCCATCGCGGGACCATCGCTTGAGGCGTGCCGCCATGCGGTCGCGGTGCGCGACACGTTGCGCGAACAGGGCCTTATTGCGGCGACCGAGACGGCGATGCCGCCAACATGGAGCCGGGTCGATGCCGATGGTCAACATGGCGAACGCACGCGCACGTCAGGCCACCTTGGCGAATCGACGACATCCGCACCAATCGCTAGCAAGCGCCGCCCCAAGGGGTTGCGCGTACTTTGA
- a CDS encoding VCBS repeat-containing protein, whose product MTSLTTLGCGDGDLCREAIAIELETPTGVINVDGNPELQGTQLDVVVTTNAQARVPLLLTVTRADGEEVTSQVLLAPGDGTATFRDVTVPSGELTFAVTAEAGACGRASDDLVAQIAIDANCTLALDPTPHENAFYAPRLVLRASDDLDAEVDDLQVDATLGALPGYGVEFIAVDGEGSEEVLHSIEAIEDEPVTARVTLRDGERTLFTRCTSPDAASDETLTPGESGHQALFVDNVAPTCEFTTPLAGSSITTAADKDDAIGNGLQYDLVLAVADADAQGESATISITPPGSTTAVDAEVPITFGQAVLEATFTDTGAEAWQLAATASDRAGNTCEAVSDLRVVFGGCEITATSAPTNIDANPGTAGVQVTANVQVAAACIGRTITSDCGSNDPGGVATGNNNFAVTVCAGSSCETQQTCTFRVTTAGGIETTDSVQLAFDNIAPAVALQLIAPPVSCGNTITAADDANPGLPGVQAIVRVLASLTTDRELVHTKPDTSTETLDGNVAGGEVTVTLEPGLNTFRGHATDTFGNAAQSALCSLTLADLAVSFSPPIADGLVGALDGTLSGGDLVLDICGTVSESGTAVEIEIDGGAALAAIENGNTWCVDNVALANGAHTIFAEATIGPRVGQATLALMVDLTPPPAVTAVVATPLTRQSLQLQWTAPSNVSDVAGYVIKASNSPINEGNFDALPVALTVVGAGAANSTQLANLASLRPGALVHLAVVAFDAASNRSTLASGSATLAFTKIGPAFLGFPIGDAALGRTMVSGRFNSDAFDDLAVAAPFEADGLGRVYVYFGSANGTAVTPGATLQGTEASAQFGNGLTAMRWSSATMDDLAVGSPLAGGIDGRIYIFEPGASGLAGTKLDTSAEVTINAAGGWFAFGAIGYTLTTARFDGDANDDLIIGAVAANGFLGGAAVIYGGTITGNVVDLDDTDFTGLGGAAVSIINNPNPAATDLFANYVHNVGKTGGASDLTDDLLIGYSDDVASASTTNNRVLLMRGTVARPADNTVAVRAFDVARDVIFDLDSVDTTTDFAAAASSIDDQNSDGARDVVISAFREGTGAVYVVDGNVLGNAQGIALLSNATLRLSRITGAAPHTLFGVAIANNSLASAADIDNDGLEDLVIAASTAPGAVYVVWYGGSIPSGNATSASANYVLPADASISMSYPNNGGAGGVLLWCDVNGDGLDDLALSSSHDNTRDGLFEVLTR is encoded by the coding sequence TTGACGTCGCTTACGACGCTTGGCTGCGGCGACGGCGATCTTTGCCGAGAGGCGATCGCCATCGAGCTCGAGACGCCGACCGGGGTGATCAACGTCGATGGCAACCCCGAGTTGCAAGGCACGCAGCTCGACGTCGTGGTCACGACCAATGCGCAGGCGCGGGTACCGCTCTTGCTCACGGTGACGCGGGCCGACGGCGAGGAGGTTACCAGCCAGGTGCTGCTTGCCCCAGGAGATGGCACCGCGACATTTCGCGATGTCACCGTGCCCAGCGGCGAGCTGACGTTTGCCGTGACCGCCGAGGCTGGGGCGTGCGGCCGCGCCAGCGACGACCTTGTCGCGCAGATCGCGATTGATGCCAATTGTACGCTCGCGCTTGATCCGACCCCGCACGAAAATGCGTTCTATGCTCCGCGGCTGGTGCTGCGCGCCAGCGACGACCTCGACGCCGAGGTGGACGATCTACAAGTCGACGCGACGCTCGGTGCCCTGCCCGGTTACGGCGTGGAGTTCATCGCCGTTGACGGGGAAGGCAGCGAAGAGGTGCTGCACAGCATCGAAGCGATCGAGGACGAGCCGGTGACGGCGCGCGTGACCTTGCGCGACGGCGAGCGCACGCTGTTTACCCGCTGCACCTCGCCCGACGCGGCCAGCGATGAAACGTTGACGCCGGGCGAATCGGGCCATCAAGCGCTGTTTGTCGATAACGTGGCGCCAACCTGCGAATTCACCACGCCCTTGGCCGGCTCTTCCATCACCACCGCCGCCGACAAGGACGATGCCATCGGCAACGGCTTGCAATACGATCTGGTGCTCGCGGTGGCAGACGCCGACGCCCAGGGCGAGAGCGCCACGATCTCGATCACGCCGCCTGGCAGCACGACGGCGGTGGACGCGGAGGTGCCGATTACGTTTGGCCAGGCCGTGCTTGAGGCAACCTTCACCGATACCGGCGCCGAGGCGTGGCAGCTCGCCGCGACCGCGAGCGATCGCGCCGGCAACACCTGCGAGGCCGTCAGCGATCTGCGCGTGGTGTTTGGTGGTTGCGAAATCACCGCGACCTCGGCTCCAACTAACATTGATGCCAACCCCGGGACCGCCGGCGTGCAGGTGACTGCCAATGTGCAGGTCGCCGCGGCGTGCATCGGGCGCACTATTACCTCGGATTGCGGCAGCAACGACCCTGGCGGCGTCGCGACCGGCAACAACAACTTTGCGGTCACCGTGTGCGCTGGCAGTTCGTGCGAGACGCAGCAAACCTGCACCTTTCGCGTCACCACGGCCGGCGGCATCGAGACCACCGACTCGGTGCAGCTCGCCTTTGATAACATTGCGCCGGCGGTGGCGCTGCAGCTCATCGCGCCGCCGGTATCGTGCGGCAACACGATCACGGCGGCCGACGACGCGAATCCCGGCTTGCCTGGGGTGCAGGCCATCGTGCGCGTGCTCGCCTCGCTCACCACGGATCGTGAACTCGTACACACCAAGCCCGATACGTCGACGGAGACCTTAGATGGCAACGTCGCCGGCGGCGAGGTGACGGTAACGCTTGAGCCAGGTCTTAACACCTTCCGCGGCCATGCCACGGATACGTTTGGCAATGCGGCGCAGAGCGCGTTGTGCAGCCTCACCTTGGCTGACCTCGCGGTTTCCTTCTCGCCGCCGATCGCCGACGGCCTCGTCGGCGCGCTCGATGGCACGCTTAGCGGCGGCGATCTGGTGCTCGATATTTGCGGCACCGTCAGCGAGTCGGGTACCGCGGTTGAAATTGAAATCGATGGCGGCGCCGCGTTGGCGGCCATCGAAAATGGCAACACCTGGTGCGTCGATAACGTCGCGCTGGCAAACGGCGCGCATACCATCTTCGCTGAGGCGACCATTGGGCCGCGCGTTGGCCAGGCGACGCTGGCGCTCATGGTCGATTTGACGCCGCCACCAGCCGTCACCGCCGTGGTGGCGACGCCGCTGACGCGGCAATCGCTGCAGCTGCAATGGACGGCGCCGAGCAACGTCAGCGACGTCGCGGGCTATGTCATCAAGGCGAGCAATTCGCCGATTAACGAAGGTAACTTTGATGCCTTGCCGGTGGCGTTGACCGTGGTTGGCGCCGGCGCGGCAAATTCGACCCAGCTTGCCAATCTCGCCTCGCTGCGGCCAGGCGCGCTGGTACATCTCGCGGTGGTCGCGTTTGATGCCGCGAGCAATCGCTCAACCCTCGCCAGCGGCTCGGCGACCTTGGCCTTTACCAAGATCGGACCGGCCTTTCTCGGCTTTCCAATTGGCGATGCCGCGCTCGGCCGCACCATGGTCAGCGGGCGCTTTAACAGCGATGCGTTTGACGATCTGGCCGTTGCGGCGCCCTTTGAGGCCGACGGCCTGGGGCGCGTCTACGTATATTTTGGCAGCGCGAATGGCACCGCGGTAACGCCTGGCGCGACGCTGCAAGGCACCGAGGCGAGCGCGCAATTTGGCAATGGCCTGACCGCGATGCGTTGGAGCAGCGCCACCATGGACGATCTGGCGGTGGGCTCGCCGCTCGCCGGCGGCATCGACGGTCGCATCTACATCTTCGAGCCAGGTGCGTCGGGTCTTGCGGGCACCAAGCTCGATACGAGCGCCGAGGTGACCATCAATGCCGCGGGTGGATGGTTTGCCTTCGGCGCCATCGGCTACACCCTGACGACTGCGCGCTTTGACGGCGACGCCAACGATGACCTGATTATCGGCGCGGTGGCGGCCAATGGCTTTCTCGGCGGCGCGGCAGTGATCTACGGCGGCACCATCACCGGCAATGTGGTTGACCTTGACGACACCGACTTCACCGGTCTTGGCGGCGCGGCGGTGTCGATCATCAACAATCCAAATCCCGCGGCGACCGACCTTTTTGCCAACTACGTGCACAACGTCGGCAAGACCGGGGGCGCTAGCGATCTCACCGATGATTTGCTGATTGGCTATTCCGACGACGTCGCGTCCGCGAGCACCACCAACAACCGCGTGCTCCTCATGCGCGGCACGGTGGCGCGGCCCGCCGACAACACCGTCGCCGTGCGCGCCTTTGACGTCGCCCGCGACGTGATCTTTGATCTCGATAGCGTCGACACCACCACGGACTTTGCCGCCGCGGCCTCTTCGATCGATGACCAAAACAGCGACGGCGCGCGCGATGTCGTTATTTCGGCATTTCGCGAGGGCACCGGCGCGGTCTATGTGGTGGATGGAAACGTGCTCGGCAACGCGCAAGGCATCGCGCTGTTGTCGAACGCGACGCTGCGTCTCTCCCGGATCACCGGCGCCGCGCCGCACACCTTATTCGGCGTCGCGATCGCAAATAACAGCCTCGCGAGCGCCGCCGACATCGACAACGATGGCCTGGAAGATCTTGTCATCGCGGCGAGCACGGCGCCCGGCGCGGTCTACGTGGTTTGGTACGGCGGCTCGATCCCTTCCGGCAACGCCACCTCGGCCAGCGCTAACTACGTCTTGCCCGCCGATGCCTCAATCTCGATGTCGTATCCCAACAACGGCGGCGCCGGCGGCGTGCTGCTTTGGTGCGACGTCAACGGCGATGGCCTCGACGACCTGGCGCTCTCGAGCAGCCACGACAACACGCGCGACGGCTTGTTTGAAGTGCTGACGCGCTAA
- a CDS encoding TauD/TfdA family dioxygenase, whose product MSIVQIVELRPQDLAATAKDVLSAWQGGLVVVIKAPRGEALADVRAVYDALLPRLGTPHFLAEDSRVGDRSAQRTGELWMEVRYDPTIPDAYRHSPNAQPLHTDGSYIPSFPNATLMCCIANAGQGGETTFIGAPALVEVLAAEAPGLLARLERTLMPHARSGDARTVPVIRREAGTILMNWNYYCVAGDVAPEVAALRQEFFDFLRDSPGVAAATTAVKLAPGDAVVWHDDRLLHGRNAFVAHAVAERFLWKCAVDVGVFA is encoded by the coding sequence ATGTCTATCGTGCAAATCGTAGAGCTTAGGCCGCAAGACCTCGCAGCCACGGCGAAGGACGTGCTTTCGGCGTGGCAAGGGGGGCTGGTGGTCGTGATCAAGGCGCCGCGAGGCGAGGCGTTGGCCGACGTCCGCGCCGTCTACGACGCGCTGTTGCCGAGGCTTGGGACCCCGCACTTTTTGGCGGAAGACTCGCGCGTAGGCGATCGCAGCGCGCAACGCACGGGCGAACTTTGGATGGAGGTCAGATACGACCCAACCATCCCAGATGCGTATCGCCACTCACCCAATGCGCAGCCGCTGCATACAGATGGCTCTTACATTCCGTCGTTTCCTAACGCGACGCTGATGTGTTGCATTGCCAATGCGGGGCAAGGCGGCGAGACGACGTTTATCGGGGCACCCGCGCTGGTCGAGGTGCTGGCCGCCGAGGCGCCAGGTTTGTTGGCGCGACTTGAGCGCACGCTCATGCCGCATGCGCGGTCCGGCGATGCGCGCACGGTGCCGGTGATTCGGCGCGAGGCTGGCACAATCTTGATGAACTGGAATTACTATTGCGTCGCCGGCGATGTCGCCCCAGAGGTCGCCGCCTTGCGCCAAGAGTTTTTTGACTTCTTGCGCGATTCGCCTGGGGTCGCGGCCGCAACGACGGCCGTGAAATTGGCGCCTGGCGATGCGGTGGTGTGGCATGACGACCGCCTGCTGCACGGGCGCAACGCCTTTGTCGCCCATGCCGTGGCCGAGCGCTTTCTGTGGAAATGCGCGGTCGACGTGGGCGTGTTTGCTTGA
- a CDS encoding aldo/keto reductase, which translates to MKLSRLAFGSMRLHERSLDDAAWLSLLRASLDAGVTTLHSSTEYESHDRFCGLLRQLGAGDRVQHIVKLAEPHFGDAAFDRARLVAKVDAYLQQLGTSTLDAVQWMWRGDLKDEAGRLRGFSAQIDEIVDAFAELKRAGKVAAVAPFPYTAAFADALISHGGFDGLAVYLNSLERDMVPQIERAADAGMGTIAIRPLAAGKALAAASPAQCLAEVLRQRGVNCAVVTYSSLAHLEDLVAAV; encoded by the coding sequence TTGAAGCTGTCGCGCCTGGCCTTTGGCTCGATGCGCCTCCACGAGCGCTCGCTTGATGATGCGGCCTGGCTCAGCTTGCTGCGCGCATCGCTCGATGCGGGCGTGACCACCTTGCACTCGTCGACCGAGTACGAGAGCCACGATCGGTTCTGCGGGCTGCTGCGCCAGCTTGGCGCCGGCGATCGCGTGCAACACATCGTAAAGCTCGCCGAACCTCATTTTGGCGATGCCGCGTTTGATCGCGCGCGCCTAGTTGCCAAGGTCGACGCGTATCTGCAGCAGCTGGGCACCTCTACGTTGGATGCCGTCCAGTGGATGTGGCGCGGCGACCTTAAAGACGAGGCCGGCAGGTTGCGGGGGTTTTCGGCGCAAATTGACGAAATCGTCGACGCGTTTGCCGAGCTCAAGCGTGCTGGCAAGGTAGCAGCCGTTGCGCCCTTCCCGTACACCGCAGCCTTTGCCGATGCGCTCATTTCGCACGGCGGCTTTGACGGCCTCGCGGTGTACCTCAATTCGCTGGAGCGCGACATGGTGCCGCAAATCGAGCGCGCGGCCGATGCCGGCATGGGCACCATTGCCATTCGTCCGTTGGCCGCCGGCAAGGCGCTGGCAGCGGCCTCGCCCGCGCAATGCCTTGCCGAAGTTTTGCGACAACGCGGCGTCAATTGCGCGGTGGTTACGTATTCGTCACTAGCTCATCTTGAGGATTTGGTCGCCGCCGTTTAG
- a CDS encoding glycosyltransferase family 4 protein, whose translation MPGPLHMEYEATARAELATAGERDGWIGSCTWTQAEYIRRGVPAERTFMVYNGMDVDSFIPRPPGTLRRELGVADDVPIIGMLAYAYAPKRYLGQTRGLKGHEDAIDAMVRVRQTHPNALLVFVGGPWGHAEAYFQRIVRYGKERLGDQVVFLGTRSDVRDMYADFNIALYPSHSENLGGTGEGALLGVPAIATRVGGHPDMVRDGETGWLVPPRQPAELAVAILDALARPDEAARRAAAAKRRAHEIFDIRRTVDGVEAAYDRAAMWA comes from the coding sequence GTGCCCGGTCCGCTTCACATGGAATACGAGGCGACCGCGCGTGCCGAGCTTGCAACCGCGGGGGAACGAGATGGCTGGATCGGGTCGTGCACATGGACGCAGGCCGAGTACATTCGCCGCGGCGTACCCGCCGAGCGCACCTTTATGGTTTACAACGGCATGGACGTCGATTCGTTTATCCCGCGGCCACCAGGCACCTTGCGGCGGGAGCTGGGCGTCGCCGACGACGTGCCTATCATCGGCATGCTCGCCTATGCATATGCGCCAAAGCGCTATTTGGGGCAAACCCGGGGCCTCAAAGGCCACGAAGACGCCATTGATGCCATGGTGCGTGTGCGCCAAACCCATCCAAACGCATTGCTGGTATTTGTCGGCGGGCCATGGGGGCACGCAGAGGCCTACTTTCAGCGCATCGTGCGCTATGGCAAAGAACGCCTAGGCGACCAAGTGGTATTTCTCGGTACGCGCAGCGACGTGCGCGACATGTACGCCGATTTCAACATCGCGCTGTATCCGTCGCATAGCGAGAATCTTGGCGGCACCGGAGAGGGCGCCTTGCTTGGGGTGCCGGCGATCGCCACGCGCGTGGGCGGTCACCCGGATATGGTGCGCGATGGCGAGACCGGATGGTTGGTGCCGCCGCGCCAGCCCGCCGAGTTGGCGGTGGCTATTCTTGATGCGCTGGCGCGCCCAGACGAGGCCGCTCGCCGCGCTGCCGCCGCGAAACGCCGCGCGCATGAAATCTTCGACATACGGCGGACCGTCGATGGCGTCGAGGCCGCCTACGACCGCGCCGCGATGTGGGCCTAA